One window from the genome of Thermus caldifontis encodes:
- a CDS encoding S1C family serine protease: protein MNLSRSFVGFLVLALMAGVVLWWGLSNGQTQRTQPPPPSDAGLLEYERNTVEIVEKYGDGVVYVGVVTRPQNVQLPPGFEFFAPFLQMPPQEGAGSGFVIDKEGYILTNYHVVEGASRITVKFHNDPGEYRARLVGAAPPLDVALLKVEAPREKLVPLVLGDSDRIRVGQKAIAMGNPFGLEFTVTQGIVSAIRENPGAIGDESGLVPQVIQTDAAINPGNSGGPLLNSRGEVIGINTAIFTPTGQFGAAQFAGVGFALPINLVKQYLPELKAGKTLNAEEIIKNRPRLGVSLVPLSVYPEKLRQQYGLPASGLMVQEVERNSPAARAGLRAPTRFAYLQLPTGETLQVGVDGDVLLKADGVPLTSIAQLRRVLYSKKPGEAVSLEVFRQGRTFTVRVVPQVIR, encoded by the coding sequence ATGAACCTCAGCCGGTCCTTCGTAGGCTTTTTGGTCCTTGCCCTGATGGCGGGGGTGGTGCTTTGGTGGGGGTTAAGCAACGGCCAGACCCAGCGTACCCAGCCCCCACCGCCTTCCGATGCCGGGCTTTTGGAATACGAGCGCAACACGGTGGAGATCGTGGAGAAGTACGGGGACGGGGTGGTCTACGTGGGGGTGGTGACCCGTCCCCAAAACGTCCAGCTTCCCCCGGGCTTTGAGTTCTTCGCCCCCTTCTTGCAGATGCCTCCTCAGGAAGGGGCGGGTTCAGGCTTTGTCATTGACAAGGAAGGCTATATCCTCACCAACTACCACGTGGTGGAGGGGGCGAGCCGCATCACGGTGAAGTTCCACAACGACCCTGGCGAGTACCGGGCCCGCTTGGTGGGGGCAGCCCCCCCTTTGGATGTGGCCCTCTTGAAGGTGGAGGCTCCCCGGGAGAAGCTGGTGCCTTTGGTCCTGGGGGATTCCGACCGCATCCGGGTGGGGCAGAAGGCCATCGCCATGGGGAATCCCTTCGGCCTGGAGTTCACTGTGACCCAGGGGATCGTCTCCGCCATCCGGGAAAACCCAGGAGCCATTGGGGATGAGTCGGGCCTGGTGCCCCAGGTGATCCAGACGGATGCCGCCATCAACCCGGGCAACTCCGGTGGGCCCCTTCTCAACTCCCGTGGGGAGGTGATCGGCATCAATACCGCCATCTTCACCCCCACGGGCCAGTTTGGGGCCGCCCAGTTCGCCGGGGTGGGGTTTGCCCTGCCCATCAACCTGGTGAAGCAGTACCTGCCCGAGCTGAAGGCGGGAAAGACCCTCAACGCCGAGGAGATCATCAAGAACCGCCCCCGGCTTGGCGTGTCCCTCGTGCCCCTTTCCGTTTACCCCGAGAAGTTGCGCCAGCAGTACGGGCTTCCCGCCTCAGGCCTCATGGTGCAGGAGGTGGAGCGGAATAGCCCTGCGGCCCGGGCGGGCCTAAGGGCCCCAACCCGCTTTGCCTACCTGCAACTCCCCACGGGGGAGACCCTCCAGGTGGGGGTGGATGGGGATGTGCTTCTCAAGGCGGACGGCGTGCCCTTAACCTCCATCGCCCAGCTCCGGCGGGTCCTTTACAGCAAGAAGCCGGGGGAGGCGGTGAGCCTCGAGGTCTTCCGCCAAGGCCGCACCTTCACCGTGCGCGTGGTACCCCAGGTGATCCGCTAG
- a CDS encoding TAXI family TRAP transporter solute-binding subunit, translated as MKRVLLVLLALAGLALAQKPKVVVATGGVGGVYFYYGTTLAEIWNKAGVAEAQAIQTAASIDNLLLLENRTGGGTYYCATVLPDSAYLAYTGQHDRFKERPAKSVRILFAMYPNFLHIVTREGTGIRVVQDLKGKRVSTGAPGSGTEVEALLVLQAAGLSPKDFAKQERLGAQESANALSEGNIDAFFWSGGLPTGAITELAASLARKGQRIHLVPLDPKSTVVQTFQKRFPGLAGPGVIPKAVYGARSDTPTLTFWNLFVCPQSLPEEAAYALTRATFENLATLRQAVAAARDTSLENAVRFVGGTIPYHEGALRYFREAGALK; from the coding sequence ATGAAGAGAGTCCTCTTGGTCCTTTTGGCCTTGGCGGGCTTAGCTTTGGCCCAAAAGCCCAAGGTGGTAGTGGCCACAGGAGGCGTGGGGGGCGTGTACTTCTACTACGGCACCACCCTGGCGGAGATCTGGAACAAGGCCGGGGTGGCTGAGGCCCAGGCCATCCAGACGGCAGCCTCCATCGACAACCTGCTTCTTTTGGAAAACCGCACCGGCGGAGGAACCTACTACTGCGCCACCGTGTTGCCGGACTCCGCCTATCTGGCCTACACCGGACAGCACGACCGCTTTAAGGAGAGGCCTGCCAAAAGTGTGCGCATCCTCTTCGCCATGTACCCCAACTTCCTGCACATCGTCACCCGGGAAGGCACCGGTATCCGGGTGGTGCAGGACCTAAAGGGCAAGCGGGTATCCACCGGGGCCCCGGGCTCGGGGACCGAGGTGGAGGCCCTACTGGTCCTGCAGGCGGCGGGGCTATCCCCCAAGGACTTCGCCAAGCAGGAGCGCCTAGGCGCCCAGGAGAGCGCCAACGCCCTCTCTGAGGGCAACATCGACGCCTTCTTCTGGTCGGGGGGCCTGCCCACGGGGGCCATCACCGAGCTTGCGGCCTCCCTGGCCCGCAAGGGGCAGAGGATCCATCTGGTACCCTTGGATCCCAAGAGCACCGTGGTCCAGACCTTCCAGAAGCGTTTCCCCGGCCTTGCCGGCCCCGGGGTGATCCCCAAGGCGGTCTACGGCGCCCGGAGCGACACCCCTACCCTCACCTTCTGGAACCTCTTCGTCTGTCCGCAAAGCCTCCCGGAAGAGGCCGCCTATGCCCTCACCAGGGCCACCTTTGAGAACCTGGCCACCCTGCGCCAGGCGGTGGCCGCCGCCAGGGATACCAGCCTGGAAAACGCCGTGCGCTTCGTGGGAGGCACCATCCCCTACCACGAAGGGGCCCTCCGCTACTTCCGGGAAGCCGGGGCCTTGAAGTAG